In Arachis stenosperma cultivar V10309 chromosome 1, arast.V10309.gnm1.PFL2, whole genome shotgun sequence, one DNA window encodes the following:
- the LOC130982686 gene encoding uncharacterized protein LOC130982686 translates to MHLWEKGFMPNYWIWIEHGEIDDIGINQMGFNNCGEGGSGSGANVEECDMYDISWEDNSRRYHEMVFDSVGPEDPHVEAKNFFGLLEAAQKPLWEGCVHSQLSIAVRMLCIKAKGNQSQESFKQWATLIREIAPEGSAIPRDYYEAKKLVQKLGLKAIKIDCCSNNCMLYRKDDAALTSCKFCEAPRFKPIFDGGCKSKRVPVRRMHYLPLIPRLRRLYASMSSAPHMTWHIKNQRDDGVMTHPSHGEAWKSFDRIHSDFALEPRNIRLGLCSDGFTPNIQFSKPYSCWPVIVIPYNLPPGMCMKDPYLFLTCLIPGPNNPKANINVFLGPLIDELNELWNPGVLTYDIVEKKNFVLKTALMWTINDFPAYGMLSGWMTQERLSCPICMEDTKSFTLSHGGKASWFDCHRRFLSTNHPYRRNKNDFRKNKIESEEAPTRLSGLEIWQRVKGLGKISDNGKWIKSREYGIIHNWTMQSVFWELPYWKDNLVRHCLDVMHIEKNVLDNIMNTVMDTDRTKDNEKARLDLAELCKHPDFHLRHVGDNCWSKPKAAYTLTSEQQ, encoded by the coding sequence ATGCATTTGTGGGAAAAGGGGTTTATGCCAAATTATTGGATTTGGATAGAACATGGAGAGATTGACGACATAGGGATTAATCAGATGGGATTCAATAATTGTGGGGAAGGTGGTTCAGGAAGTGGTGCAAATGTGGAAGAATGTGATATGTATGACATTAGCTGGGAAGACAACTCCAGAAGGTATCATGAAATGGTTTTCGATTCTGTTGGTCCAGAGGATCCTCATGTAGAGGCTAAAAACTTTTTTGGTCTTCTTGAGGCAGCTCAAAAGCCTTTGTGGGAAGGTTGTGTGCACTCTCAACTATCGATAGCTGTTAGAATGCTATGCATTAAGGCCAAGGGAAACCAATCACAGGAGTCATTTAAGCAGTGGGCCACCTTAATTAGGGAAATTGCTCCTGAGGGTAGTGCCATACCTAGGGATTACTATGAGGCTAAGAAGTTAGTGCAAAAGCTTGGATTGAAGGCAATCAAAATAGATTGTTGCTCAAACAATTGCATGTTGTATCGAAAAGACGATGCTGCTCTAACTAGTTGCAAGTTTTGTGAAGCACCTAGATTCAAGCCTATTTTTGATGGTGGTTGTAAGTCCAAGAGAGTTCCTGTCAGACGGATGCACTACCTACCCTTAATCCCTAGACTTCGAAGGCTTTATGCGTCAATGAGTTCAGCTCCGCACATGACGTGGCATATAAAAAACCAACGTGATGATGGCGTGATGACCCATCCGTCACATGGGGAGGCATGGAAAAGCTTTGACCGTATCCACTCTGATTTTGCTTTGGAGCCTAGAAACATTAGGTTAGGTCTTTGCTCTGATGGGTTTACCCCAAATATCCAATTTAGCAAGCCTTATTCTTGTTGGCCCGTAATTGTAATTCCATACAATCTACCTCCTGGAATGTGTATGAAAGATCCTTATTTGTTCTTGACTTGCTTAATACCTGGTCCTAATAACCCTAAAGCCAACATTAATGTATTCTTGGGACCCTTGATTGACGAATTAAATGAGTTGTGGAATCCTGGTGTTTTGACGTATGATATTGTAGAAAAGAAGAATTTCGTCTTAAAGACAGCATTAATGTGGACTATCAATGATTTCCCGGCTTATGGGATGTTATCTGGGTGGATGACACAAGAAAGATTGTCATGTCCTATTTGCATGGAGGATACCAAGTCTTTTACACTATCACATGGAGGCAAGGCATCATGGTTTGATTGTCATCGGAGGTTTTTGTCGACAAACCACCCTTATAGGCGCAATAAGAATGACTTCAGGAAGAATAAAATAGAAAGTGAAGAGGCTCCTACCAGATTAAGTGGTTTGGAGATTTGGCAAAGGGTTAAAGGACTTGGGAAGATATCAGATAATGGAAAGTGGATCAAATCGCGAGAGTATGGTATTATTCACAATTGGACTATGCAAAGTGTGTTTTGGGAGTTACCTTATTGGAAGGATAACCTGGTTCGTCACTGTCTTGATGTAATGCACATAGAGAAGAATGTGCTTGATAACATAATGAATACTGTTATGGACACTGATAGAACTAAAGACAATGAAAAGGCTAGGTTAGACCTGGCTGAACTGTGCAAGCATCCAGATTTTCATTTGCGGCATGTCGGTGATAATTGTTGGTCCAAACCTAAGGCAGCTTATACTTTAACTTCTGAACAACAATAA